One genomic segment of Pseudomonas sp. p1(2021b) includes these proteins:
- a CDS encoding SCO family protein: MNTTNTRRIGMRGLDWLTLVGCLWILASVAMAHEGHAPAGPTPQPAPQPMVSGGGTRDAQVWFTDTVLKDQDGRELRFYSDVLKDKVVMLNVIFTHCNDACPLITRKLREVREAMGPELARQVTFVSISSDPLNDTPAALKAFARKQGVDGPNWLFLTGDKANVDLVLGRLGQFLPSPEQHSTQLIAGDVAGKRWSKIRPDAPPAAIAQRMQLLAQPLAGR, from the coding sequence ATGAACACCACCAACACCCGCCGGATCGGCATGCGCGGCCTCGACTGGCTGACCCTGGTCGGCTGCCTGTGGATCCTCGCCTCGGTGGCCATGGCCCACGAAGGCCATGCTCCGGCCGGGCCGACCCCGCAACCGGCGCCGCAGCCGATGGTCAGTGGTGGCGGCACCCGGGATGCGCAGGTCTGGTTCACCGACACCGTGCTCAAGGACCAGGACGGCCGCGAGCTGCGCTTCTACAGCGATGTGCTCAAGGACAAGGTGGTGATGCTCAATGTCATCTTCACCCACTGCAACGACGCCTGCCCGCTGATCACCCGCAAACTGCGCGAAGTGCGCGAGGCCATGGGGCCGGAGCTGGCGCGCCAGGTGACCTTCGTCTCCATCAGCAGCGACCCGCTCAACGACACGCCGGCCGCGCTCAAGGCCTTCGCCCGCAAACAGGGCGTGGACGGGCCGAACTGGCTGTTCCTGACCGGTGACAAGGCCAATGTCGATTTGGTGCTGGGCCGCCTGGGGCAGTTCTTGCCCAGCCCCGAGCAACATTCCACCCAACTGATCGCCGGCGACGTGGCCGGCAAGCGCTGGAGCAAGATCCGCCCCGATGCACCGCCCGCAGCCATCGCTCAGCGCATGCAGCTGCTGGCCCAACCCCTGGCAGGCCGGTGA
- a CDS encoding SCO family protein, translating to MNAKLACNLIALSLLMASQLALAHAGHDHSGHAPQPPAARQEKASVRFADVSLLDQDGMPVRLEKDLVGDRLVVMGFIYTSCTTVCPVVSSIMSKVQQQLGGRVGEEIQLVSISVDPQRDDSRRLLGYAKAFQHGPGWSWLTGSPYAITETLKGLGSFSADLSQHPPLILVGDGRSGHWTRYYGFTDPAVLIAEINRLSARRVHAKSTAIAGGPDRQQEVQP from the coding sequence ATGAACGCCAAGCTTGCTTGCAACCTGATCGCCCTGAGCCTGCTGATGGCCAGCCAACTGGCCCTGGCCCATGCCGGGCATGACCACAGCGGCCATGCGCCGCAACCGCCGGCGGCCCGCCAGGAGAAGGCCAGTGTGCGCTTTGCCGATGTCTCGCTGCTCGACCAGGACGGCATGCCGGTGCGCCTGGAGAAGGACCTGGTGGGCGACCGCCTGGTGGTCATGGGGTTCATCTACACCAGCTGCACCACGGTCTGCCCGGTGGTCTCGTCGATCATGTCCAAGGTCCAGCAGCAATTGGGCGGGCGGGTCGGCGAGGAGATCCAGCTGGTGTCGATCAGCGTCGACCCGCAGCGCGACGACTCCAGGCGCCTGCTCGGCTATGCCAAGGCGTTCCAGCATGGCCCGGGCTGGAGCTGGCTGACCGGCTCGCCCTACGCCATCACCGAGACCCTCAAGGGCCTGGGCAGCTTCAGCGCCGACCTGAGCCAGCACCCGCCGCTGATCCTGGTGGGTGACGGGCGCAGCGGCCATTGGACCCGCTACTACGGCTTCACCGACCCGGCCGTGCTGATCGCCGAGATCAACCGCCTCAGCGCCCGTCGCGTACACGCCAAGAGTACCGCCATCGCCGGCGGGCCGGATCGCCAGCAGGAGGTACAGCCATGA
- a CDS encoding ABC transporter substrate-binding protein: MSLYTSLVGAALCRERARSDRKARTSGQPGKTQLPGSRHRAAPTGAWLALCLGLLLSGAAVALDLTEQEQAGKRLYREGLSSSDAQLVARVGASDMSVPASVLPCASCHGNDGRGRAEGGVRPPSLDWQRLALGQGERQANGRRYPAYAEASLARAIQQGLDPAGNRLDPAMPRFELTLADQRNLTAYLKRLGEERDPGVEPDVLRLGTLLPASGPLAEAGRVVRAVLEDGLAQLNQQGGIHGRRLELVVRDPGNAPQDARQALGSLLDEAQVFALVSPLAPMLDDELAAALEQRGVPLVGSTPRSGASPQIFDPLPGLPEQMLSLAGHARAGLGLPPEGLQVVYAGPEQAANAQTVRQRLLAVGWAAGPVQAFAGQAVQGQGIVFLGRAQAFAELATALQVAGRTPYLFAASSQVAGALPSLPVQWSQRVFLAYPFVPADWTPQGLATLAGLRERQGLDGRQASLQVSTRCALVLMTEALRQVGRDASREQLVQALEGLHDVETGLTPALGFGPGQRQGLVGAHVVQVTLPGPQFHTAAAYRAMPDTP, from the coding sequence ATGAGCCTGTACACATCCCTTGTAGGAGCGGCCTTGTGCCGCGAACGGGCGCGAAGCGACCGCAAAGCCCGCACTTCTGGTCAACCGGGCAAAACCCAGTTGCCTGGTTCGCGACACCGGGCCGCTCCTACAGGGGCGTGGCTGGCCTTGTGCCTGGGGTTGCTGCTGTCCGGCGCAGCCGTGGCCCTGGACCTGACCGAACAGGAACAGGCCGGCAAACGCCTGTACCGTGAAGGCCTGTCGAGCAGTGACGCCCAATTGGTGGCCCGGGTAGGTGCCAGCGACATGAGCGTGCCGGCGAGTGTGCTGCCTTGTGCCAGCTGCCATGGCAATGACGGGCGTGGCCGCGCCGAGGGTGGGGTGCGCCCGCCGAGCCTGGACTGGCAGCGCCTGGCCCTGGGGCAGGGTGAGCGCCAGGCCAATGGCAGGCGTTACCCGGCCTATGCCGAGGCCAGCCTGGCCCGGGCCATCCAGCAGGGCCTGGACCCGGCGGGCAACCGCCTGGACCCGGCCATGCCGCGCTTCGAACTGACCCTGGCCGACCAGCGCAACCTCACGGCCTATCTCAAGCGCCTGGGCGAGGAACGCGACCCCGGCGTCGAGCCGGACGTGCTGCGCCTGGGCACCCTGCTACCGGCCAGCGGGCCGCTGGCCGAGGCGGGCAGGGTGGTGCGCGCGGTACTGGAGGATGGCCTGGCGCAACTCAACCAGCAGGGCGGTATTCATGGGCGGCGTCTGGAACTGGTGGTGCGCGACCCCGGCAACGCCCCGCAAGATGCCAGGCAGGCGCTGGGCAGTCTGCTGGACGAGGCACAGGTCTTCGCCCTGGTCAGCCCGCTGGCCCCCATGCTCGACGACGAGCTGGCCGCAGCCCTTGAACAAAGGGGCGTGCCGCTGGTCGGCAGCACGCCCCGCAGTGGAGCCAGTCCCCAGATCTTCGACCCCTTGCCTGGCCTGCCCGAGCAGATGCTGAGCCTGGCCGGGCATGCCAGGGCCGGCCTGGGCCTGCCGCCTGAAGGGTTGCAGGTGGTCTATGCCGGCCCGGAGCAGGCCGCGAACGCCCAAACGGTGCGCCAACGCCTGCTGGCCGTAGGCTGGGCAGCGGGCCCGGTGCAGGCATTCGCTGGCCAGGCGGTGCAGGGCCAGGGCATCGTCTTCCTCGGCCGCGCCCAGGCGTTTGCCGAGCTGGCGACGGCACTGCAGGTGGCCGGGCGCACCCCCTACCTGTTCGCCGCCTCAAGCCAGGTGGCCGGCGCCTTGCCGAGCCTACCGGTGCAGTGGTCCCAGCGCGTGTTCCTGGCCTATCCCTTCGTCCCGGCGGACTGGACGCCACAAGGGCTCGCCACCCTGGCCGGGCTGCGTGAGCGCCAAGGCCTGGACGGCCGCCAGGCGTCGTTGCAGGTCAGTACCCGGTGCGCCCTGGTGCTGATGACCGAGGCCCTCAGGCAGGTGGGCCGCGACGCCAGCCGCGAACAGCTGGTGCAGGCCCTGGAAGGGCTGCATGACGTCGAGACCGGCCTGACCCCGGCCTTGGGTTTCGGCCCGGGGCAGCGCCAGGGCCTGGTCGGGGCCCATGTGGTGCAAGTGACGCTGCCCGGGCCACAGTTCCATACCGCGGCGGCGTATCGCGCGATGCCGGACACACCTTGA
- the mnxG gene encoding manganese-oxidizing multicopper oxidase MnxG yields the protein MMTPLKGSVLSSLVLALLGWQATSEAAVQCQRTLVANVVALDQPLMFNRLGAQNANGMIFALRQDVVDDKLVPLNQGGAAVPGKVTLRPDKRPRPIVLRVAAGDCLTVNLTNLLAYQANPNKHGIDHIETDVEGEELEVENPLGEPVIADQQVADRHVGFQVNGMQAVNGISDIAANTGRNGNFLVAPGNTRSYTLYAEREGAFAATSKGATFGGEGTAGNVANGLFGQVVVVPKGGRTYRNTLTEEEMRLATTGRTATGQPVVDYEARYPQAQPWIAEGKAGKPIIAMVDGNEIVNSETDAIVMGPNPDGSFPPSTYPLESIGKRNPALPNRLDAFRDFASQFADEVAVTQAFPGYWADPVMGHVLEPARDSFMINYGSGGMGAEVVANRLGVGPMHDCLSCAYEEFFLSAHTVGDVGTLVDVPANVGLEQIRPGETPPASAVGVKANMALYPSEPSNVHHSYIGDFTKFRNTHNGHEQHIFHLHGHQWLFNPNDDNSDYIDAQGIGAGGGYTYEIANGGSGNRNRVAGDAIYHCHFYPHFAQGMWAMWRVHDVFEEGTRLEVSGQTEDGFHSTPFALRSGKPAIGARALPDGEIVAGTPIPAIVPLPGKAMAPMPGKVTVVPKLAETLVAEHDDDEAEEGDDDHLDEAAAPRAVGSLALVDRSESNRNADGSLKNPGYPFWVGGMETSVGQRPPTPPLDMLDPALAQQLKNSGKALWANLDPNQVDGWDGGLGRHVLDGVSAGGEAVTTTTKLDFSKVVHKAKPIYLPEEGTDVEQAAMQFHAQAEHPSYALIPGSDPVPRNFRTNGALPTAGAPYYEPCMDDRGKRLTQSSGVGEFFSGESLSGISFRGGSTFTADRPRIYKGANIQFDAVYNKVGYHFPQARILALWEDAWPVITKQRPPEPLVMRMNTFDCTMYQHTNLIPSFYEMDDYQVRTPTDVIGQHIHLPKWDLTAADGAANGWNYEDGILSPGSVVERIQAIRSFNGCTEGDPRDGTAACPKAKQHPYFGRFGRADWLGARTAMQRWFADPLINVHNVDRGLGTIFTHDHLGPSTHQQLGLYATVLAEPAGSTWYHAETGEKLYNPATRQDGGPTSWQAVIQTGDHDGDGKNDSYREFFLEYSDFQHAYEAGVYVGAGPDGKPDAQAYPATADSFRYAINPPVRQKASNLLEAIVESRGGLAPGCPSRPCPQAISVDDPGMFVVNYRNEPLALRVFDPNKVGPDGKRGMQADGLGGDLAYALQTRTDRAIPAMNLAPSAITSAVGPTGGTTLFPPHVNLGTEPGDPFTPMLRTYSGDNVRLRMHAGGHEEEHNVTLHGVKWLQNGSGFGNSSNSGWKSSQMVGISEQLGFMAPVSMISSSAATNGDYLYSLDAALEGYWNGIWGIMRNYTAQRPDLFPLPNNPQPVAMRNTVAFDGICPKTTANPTGIGSRPTVKRNYEVVAALANDILENRNGVSIVDPAGVGQHVGGPLKANGGTLVFNSRRTSIPLVSGVDPEDGETFTIGGHSAPLHDPTAILYVRKADLDPTTGKLKPGVPVEPLVLRANAGDCISITLENRLPLVMPDLASTAVMHGVVKRDRNDSEGSTAFNNNQMRPSSHVGLHAQLLAYDITKSDGTNVGLNPVQTVPPRAGNSGAYPTKVYQYYAGHLEREGKPVLQLGRTVDNINTTAIEFGGLNLTPADLIKQPQKGLVGAMSILPQGATWTEDGASRAQATVKANGQPEYRDFVTVWQRALNMRWADGRPVEGINTEGNGAAADPQDNGNMAVNYKTEPLWLRFGMAPDSPFGRAAGLGFGDVPNAHMAYSNDLVGGDPQTPVLWAKPGQPLRSHILMPSGGSRGMIYQLDGHLWPLHAYQAEKSDVDGYPLGLPGIGSVRFGYNPMAMYVGSQESVLPAAHFSFMLPSAGGANAVPGDYLFRDYGAYGNLSGLWGILRVTNEAPPATAPAQ from the coding sequence ATGATGACCCCGCTCAAAGGCTCTGTCCTGTCTTCACTCGTGCTGGCCTTGCTGGGCTGGCAGGCGACCAGCGAGGCGGCGGTGCAATGCCAGCGCACGCTGGTGGCCAATGTGGTAGCACTGGACCAGCCGCTGATGTTCAACCGCCTGGGCGCGCAGAACGCCAACGGCATGATCTTCGCCTTGCGCCAGGATGTGGTCGACGACAAGCTGGTGCCCCTGAACCAGGGCGGCGCGGCGGTGCCCGGCAAGGTCACCCTGCGCCCGGACAAACGCCCGCGGCCGATCGTGCTGCGGGTGGCCGCCGGTGACTGCCTGACGGTGAACCTCACCAACCTGCTGGCCTACCAGGCCAACCCCAACAAGCACGGCATCGACCATATCGAGACCGACGTCGAAGGCGAAGAGCTCGAAGTGGAAAACCCACTGGGCGAGCCGGTGATCGCCGACCAGCAAGTCGCCGACCGCCACGTCGGCTTCCAGGTCAACGGCATGCAGGCGGTCAATGGCATCAGCGACATCGCCGCCAATACCGGGCGCAACGGCAACTTCCTGGTGGCCCCCGGCAATACCCGCAGCTACACCCTCTATGCCGAGCGCGAAGGTGCCTTCGCCGCCACCAGCAAGGGCGCCACCTTTGGTGGCGAGGGTACCGCGGGCAATGTCGCCAACGGCCTGTTCGGCCAGGTGGTGGTGGTGCCCAAGGGCGGGCGTACCTACCGCAACACCCTCACCGAAGAAGAAATGCGCCTGGCCACCACCGGGCGTACCGCCACCGGCCAGCCTGTGGTCGACTACGAGGCCCGCTACCCACAGGCCCAGCCGTGGATCGCCGAAGGCAAGGCCGGTAAACCGATCATCGCCATGGTCGACGGCAACGAGATCGTCAACAGCGAGACCGACGCTATTGTCATGGGCCCCAACCCCGACGGCAGCTTCCCACCTTCGACCTACCCACTCGAATCCATCGGCAAGCGCAACCCGGCGTTGCCCAACCGCCTGGACGCCTTCCGCGATTTCGCTTCGCAGTTTGCCGACGAAGTGGCCGTGACCCAGGCCTTCCCTGGCTACTGGGCCGACCCAGTCATGGGCCACGTGCTGGAGCCAGCCCGGGATTCGTTCATGATCAACTACGGTTCCGGCGGCATGGGCGCCGAGGTGGTGGCCAACCGCCTGGGGGTGGGGCCGATGCATGACTGCTTGTCTTGCGCCTACGAGGAGTTCTTCCTGAGCGCCCACACGGTGGGCGACGTCGGTACCCTGGTGGACGTGCCAGCCAACGTCGGCCTGGAGCAGATCCGCCCCGGCGAGACGCCACCGGCCAGCGCGGTAGGGGTCAAGGCCAACATGGCCCTGTACCCGTCGGAGCCGTCCAACGTACACCACAGCTACATCGGTGACTTCACCAAGTTCCGCAATACCCACAACGGCCATGAGCAGCACATCTTCCACCTGCACGGCCACCAGTGGCTGTTCAACCCCAACGATGACAACTCCGACTACATCGACGCCCAGGGCATCGGTGCCGGCGGCGGCTACACCTACGAGATCGCCAACGGCGGCTCGGGCAACCGCAACCGGGTGGCGGGCGATGCCATCTACCACTGCCACTTCTATCCGCACTTCGCCCAAGGCATGTGGGCCATGTGGCGGGTCCACGATGTGTTCGAGGAGGGCACGCGCCTGGAGGTAAGCGGGCAGACCGAGGACGGCTTCCACAGCACCCCGTTCGCCTTGCGCAGTGGCAAGCCCGCGATCGGCGCCCGGGCCCTGCCGGATGGCGAGATCGTCGCCGGTACACCGATCCCGGCGATCGTGCCCCTGCCTGGCAAGGCCATGGCACCGATGCCCGGCAAGGTCACGGTGGTACCGAAGCTGGCCGAGACCCTGGTCGCCGAGCATGACGACGATGAAGCCGAGGAGGGCGACGACGATCATCTGGACGAGGCCGCCGCTCCGCGTGCCGTGGGCTCCCTGGCCCTGGTCGACCGCAGCGAGAGCAACCGCAATGCAGACGGCAGCCTGAAGAACCCCGGCTATCCGTTCTGGGTCGGCGGCATGGAAACCAGCGTCGGCCAGCGCCCACCGACCCCGCCGCTGGACATGCTCGACCCGGCCCTGGCCCAGCAACTGAAGAACAGCGGCAAGGCCCTGTGGGCCAACCTCGACCCCAACCAGGTCGATGGTTGGGACGGTGGCCTGGGCCGCCACGTGCTCGATGGCGTCTCCGCCGGAGGCGAGGCAGTGACCACCACCACCAAGCTGGATTTCTCCAAGGTGGTGCACAAGGCCAAGCCGATCTACCTCCCTGAAGAAGGCACCGATGTCGAACAGGCGGCGATGCAGTTCCACGCCCAGGCCGAGCACCCAAGCTACGCGTTGATTCCGGGCAGCGATCCGGTGCCGCGCAACTTCCGCACCAATGGCGCACTGCCGACGGCCGGTGCCCCGTACTACGAACCCTGCATGGACGACCGTGGCAAGCGCCTGACCCAGTCCTCGGGCGTTGGCGAGTTCTTCAGCGGGGAAAGCCTGAGCGGCATCAGCTTCCGTGGCGGCTCGACCTTCACCGCCGACCGCCCACGCATCTACAAAGGCGCCAACATCCAGTTCGATGCGGTGTACAACAAGGTCGGCTACCACTTCCCGCAGGCGCGCATCCTGGCCCTGTGGGAGGACGCCTGGCCGGTGATCACCAAGCAGCGGCCGCCGGAGCCGCTGGTGATGCGCATGAACACCTTCGACTGCACCATGTACCAGCACACCAACCTGATCCCGTCGTTCTATGAAATGGACGACTACCAGGTCCGCACCCCCACCGATGTGATTGGTCAGCATATCCACCTGCCCAAGTGGGACCTGACCGCCGCCGACGGTGCCGCCAACGGCTGGAACTATGAAGACGGCATCCTCTCGCCCGGCAGCGTGGTCGAGCGGATCCAGGCCATCCGCAGCTTCAACGGCTGCACCGAAGGCGACCCGCGCGACGGCACCGCGGCCTGCCCGAAAGCCAAGCAACACCCGTACTTCGGCCGCTTCGGCCGGGCCGACTGGCTCGGTGCACGCACCGCCATGCAGCGCTGGTTCGCCGACCCGCTGATCAACGTGCACAATGTCGACCGCGGTCTGGGCACCATCTTCACCCACGACCACCTCGGCCCATCGACCCACCAGCAATTGGGCCTGTACGCCACCGTGCTGGCCGAGCCTGCCGGCTCCACCTGGTACCACGCCGAGACCGGCGAGAAGCTGTACAACCCGGCCACCCGCCAGGATGGCGGGCCGACCTCGTGGCAGGCGGTGATCCAGACCGGCGACCATGACGGCGATGGCAAGAACGACAGCTACCGCGAGTTCTTCCTCGAGTACAGCGACTTCCAGCATGCCTACGAGGCCGGCGTATACGTAGGCGCCGGCCCCGACGGCAAGCCGGACGCCCAGGCCTACCCGGCCACCGCCGACAGCTTCCGCTACGCCATCAACCCACCCGTACGGCAGAAGGCCTCCAACCTGCTGGAAGCCATCGTCGAGTCCCGTGGTGGGTTGGCCCCGGGTTGCCCGAGCCGCCCATGCCCACAAGCGATCTCGGTGGATGACCCGGGCATGTTCGTCGTCAATTACCGCAACGAGCCGTTGGCCCTGCGGGTGTTCGACCCGAACAAGGTCGGCCCGGACGGCAAGCGTGGCATGCAGGCCGACGGCCTGGGCGGCGACCTGGCCTATGCCCTGCAGACCCGTACCGACCGCGCCATCCCGGCGATGAACCTGGCACCGTCAGCGATCACCTCGGCGGTCGGACCGACCGGCGGCACCACGCTGTTCCCGCCGCACGTCAACCTGGGCACCGAGCCGGGCGACCCGTTCACGCCGATGCTGCGCACCTATTCGGGCGACAACGTGCGGCTGCGCATGCATGCCGGCGGCCATGAAGAGGAGCACAACGTCACCCTGCACGGCGTGAAGTGGCTGCAGAACGGTTCGGGCTTCGGCAACAGCTCCAACTCGGGGTGGAAGTCCTCGCAGATGGTCGGCATCTCCGAGCAACTGGGGTTCATGGCGCCGGTTTCGATGATCTCCAGCTCGGCGGCCACCAACGGTGACTACCTGTACTCCCTCGATGCGGCATTGGAGGGCTACTGGAACGGCATCTGGGGCATCATGCGCAACTACACCGCCCAGCGCCCGGACCTGTTCCCGCTGCCGAACAACCCGCAGCCGGTGGCCATGCGCAACACCGTGGCGTTCGACGGCATCTGCCCGAAAACCACTGCCAACCCCACCGGCATCGGCAGCCGGCCGACGGTCAAGCGCAACTATGAAGTGGTCGCGGCGCTGGCCAACGACATCCTGGAGAACCGCAACGGGGTCAGCATCGTCGACCCGGCCGGGGTCGGCCAGCATGTCGGCGGCCCGCTCAAGGCCAATGGCGGCACCCTGGTGTTCAACAGCCGTCGCACCAGCATCCCGTTGGTCAGTGGGGTCGACCCAGAGGATGGCGAGACCTTCACCATCGGTGGCCACAGCGCGCCGTTGCACGACCCGACCGCGATCCTCTACGTACGCAAGGCCGACCTCGACCCGACCACCGGCAAGCTCAAGCCTGGGGTGCCGGTAGAGCCGCTGGTGCTGCGGGCCAACGCCGGTGACTGCATCAGCATCACCCTGGAGAACCGCCTGCCGCTGGTCATGCCGGACCTGGCCAGCACCGCGGTGATGCACGGCGTGGTCAAGCGCGACCGCAACGACAGCGAGGGTTCCACGGCCTTCAACAACAACCAGATGCGCCCGTCCAGCCATGTCGGCCTGCACGCCCAACTGCTGGCCTACGACATCACCAAGTCCGATGGCACCAACGTGGGCCTGAACCCGGTGCAGACCGTACCGCCCCGGGCCGGCAACAGCGGCGCCTACCCGACCAAGGTGTACCAATACTACGCCGGCCACCTGGAGCGTGAAGGCAAGCCAGTGCTGCAACTGGGGCGCACGGTGGACAACATCAACACGACCGCCATCGAGTTCGGCGGCCTGAACCTGACCCCAGCGGACCTGATCAAGCAGCCGCAGAAGGGTCTGGTGGGGGCCATGAGCATCCTGCCCCAGGGTGCGACCTGGACCGAGGACGGCGCCAGCCGTGCCCAGGCCACGGTCAAGGCCAACGGGCAGCCGGAGTACCGCGACTTCGTCACGGTGTGGCAACGCGCACTGAACATGCGCTGGGCCGATGGCCGGCCGGTGGAGGGCATCAATACCGAGGGCAACGGCGCGGCTGCCGACCCGCAGGACAACGGCAACATGGCGGTCAACTACAAGACCGAACCGTTGTGGCTGCGCTTTGGCATGGCGCCCGACTCGCCGTTCGGTCGCGCCGCAGGCCTGGGCTTCGGTGACGTGCCCAATGCCCACATGGCCTACAGCAACGACCTGGTCGGCGGCGACCCGCAGACCCCGGTGCTCTGGGCCAAGCCTGGCCAGCCGCTGCGCAGCCACATCCTCATGCCCAGCGGTGGCAGCCGCGGCATGATCTACCAGCTCGATGGGCACCTGTGGCCGCTGCATGCCTACCAGGCCGAGAAGAGCGACGTCGATGGCTACCCGCTGGGGCTGCCTGGCATCGGCTCGGTGCGCTTTGGCTACAACCCGATGGCGATGTACGTGGGCTCCCAGGAAAGCGTGCTGCCGGCGGCGCACTTCAGCTTCATGCTGCCCAGCGCCGGTGGGGCCAACGCCGTGCCGGGGGACTACCTGTTCCGCGACTACGGCGCCTACGGCAACCTCTCGGGGCTGTGGGGCATCCTGCGGGTCACCAACGAAGCGCCGCCGGCCACCGCCCCGGCGCAATGA
- a CDS encoding cytochrome D1 domain-containing protein produces MNKKNRPAYLGVMLGVALIGLGLAYDKLWCDPRELLQEPADPQGLHRLSRDGVTVEFEARPLDGGALREGSFANIRFKVSDQASGQPLSGMAPGAWLDPAQSAPAGDRDSSCKARVALFLKSSIGARPLLDLNSYFLLVLNKDPSLTVIDPTVSVGGVTSTLARIDLPGRPMDWVATGDDKQVFVSMPDQGQVAVIDTETFTRVANLDAGEQPLRVALQPDQRRLWVGNNSADPAKGGVTVIDVLSRGMLKTFITGSGHHEIAFSKDSRYAFVSNRDAGTLSIIDAADMRLAKTLQVGPHPLSVAYSALSQAVYVADGKEGTVRVIDASSHQLRHTVKAEPGLGPMQFSDDGRYGVVLNTLENQALVIDASNDQLIHRIPVAAEPYQLTFTKGYAYVRGLASPKVSMINLSSLGAGREPIVQGFEAGPAAPRQAGDLPLAQGLSVARDDNSVFVVNPVDNTTYFYAEGMNAPMSGYNNRGHQARAAIVIDRSLRELAPGVYGSTVKLPAAGSFDVAFLLNQPQIIHCFSTSVAASPEAPKRKGVHAHFLGNGQPALQHSEFVARVRILDDNGEPRLGLRDLSLRYFLAPSSMPRSLPLEEVGDGVYQGSLQLAEAGAWYLHVQSPTLGRTFAEENYTSLRVLPAAASTASQGNPRSVR; encoded by the coding sequence ATGAACAAGAAGAATCGTCCCGCGTACCTGGGGGTGATGCTGGGGGTGGCGCTGATCGGGCTGGGGCTTGCCTACGACAAGCTCTGGTGCGACCCCCGCGAGCTGCTGCAGGAGCCTGCGGACCCGCAGGGCCTGCACCGGCTCAGCCGCGATGGCGTGACCGTGGAGTTCGAGGCGCGGCCTCTGGACGGTGGCGCGTTGCGCGAGGGCAGCTTCGCCAATATCCGCTTCAAGGTCAGCGACCAGGCCAGCGGCCAGCCGCTCTCGGGCATGGCCCCGGGGGCCTGGCTGGACCCGGCACAGTCGGCCCCGGCCGGCGACCGCGACAGCAGCTGCAAGGCGCGGGTGGCGTTGTTCCTCAAGAGCAGCATCGGCGCGCGCCCTTTGCTCGACCTCAACAGCTATTTCCTGCTGGTGCTGAACAAGGACCCCAGCCTGACGGTGATCGACCCCACGGTCTCGGTGGGCGGGGTGACCAGCACGCTGGCCCGCATCGACCTGCCGGGCCGGCCCATGGACTGGGTGGCCACCGGCGATGACAAGCAGGTGTTCGTCTCCATGCCTGACCAGGGCCAGGTGGCGGTGATCGACACCGAGACCTTCACCCGCGTGGCCAACCTGGACGCGGGCGAGCAGCCGCTGCGTGTGGCCCTGCAGCCGGACCAGCGCCGGCTGTGGGTCGGCAACAACAGCGCTGACCCGGCCAAGGGCGGGGTCACCGTGATCGATGTGCTCAGCCGTGGCATGCTCAAGACGTTCATCACCGGCTCCGGGCACCACGAGATCGCGTTCAGCAAGGACTCGCGCTATGCCTTCGTCAGCAACCGCGACGCAGGCACCTTGAGCATCATCGACGCCGCCGACATGCGCCTGGCCAAGACCCTGCAGGTCGGCCCGCACCCGCTGTCGGTGGCCTATTCGGCACTGTCCCAGGCGGTTTACGTGGCCGATGGCAAGGAGGGCACGGTCCGGGTGATCGACGCCAGCAGCCATCAGCTGCGCCATACGGTCAAGGCCGAGCCTGGCCTTGGGCCCATGCAGTTCAGCGACGACGGCCGCTACGGCGTCGTGCTCAACACCCTGGAGAACCAGGCCCTGGTGATCGATGCCAGCAACGATCAGTTGATCCACCGGATCCCGGTGGCGGCCGAGCCGTACCAGCTGACCTTCACCAAAGGCTATGCCTATGTGCGTGGCCTGGCCTCGCCGAAAGTCAGCATGATCAACCTGTCGAGCCTCGGGGCAGGGCGCGAGCCGATCGTCCAGGGCTTCGAGGCAGGCCCCGCGGCGCCCCGCCAGGCCGGCGACCTGCCGCTGGCCCAAGGGCTGTCGGTGGCCCGCGACGACAATTCGGTGTTCGTGGTCAACCCGGTGGACAACACCACCTATTTCTATGCCGAAGGCATGAATGCGCCGATGTCCGGCTACAACAACCGTGGCCACCAGGCCCGTGCCGCCATCGTCATCGACCGCAGCCTGCGCGAGCTGGCCCCTGGGGTGTACGGCTCGACGGTGAAGCTGCCGGCGGCGGGCAGCTTCGACGTGGCCTTTCTGCTCAACCAACCGCAGATCATCCACTGCTTCAGCACCAGCGTGGCGGCATCGCCGGAGGCACCCAAGCGCAAGGGCGTGCACGCCCATTTCCTCGGCAACGGCCAGCCGGCCTTGCAGCACAGCGAATTCGTCGCGCGGGTGCGCATCCTCGACGACAACGGCGAGCCGCGCCTGGGCCTGCGTGACCTGAGCCTGCGCTACTTCCTGGCGCCGTCCTCGATGCCTCGCAGCCTTCCGCTCGAAGAAGTGGGCGACGGCGTGTACCAGGGCTCGCTGCAACTGGCCGAGGCCGGTGCCTGGTACCTGCATGTGCAGTCGCCGACCCTTGGGCGCACCTTCGCTGAAGAGAACTACACCAGCCTGCGTGTCCTGCCGGCCGCAGCCTCTACCGCTTCCCAAGGGAACCCCAGGAGTGTGCGATGA